From the Megalops cyprinoides isolate fMegCyp1 chromosome 21, fMegCyp1.pri, whole genome shotgun sequence genome, one window contains:
- the trappc3 gene encoding trafficking protein particle complex subunit 3 — protein sequence MSRQSNRTTESKKMNSELFTLTYGALVTQLCKDYENDEEVNKQLDKMGYNIGVRLIEDFLARSSVGRCHDFRETADVIAKVAFKMYLGITPSVTNWSPAGDEFSLILESNPLVDFVELPDNHSNLVYSNLLCGVLRGALEMVQMAVDVRFAQDTLRGDNVTEIRMKFIKRIEENLPAGDE from the exons ATGTCTAGGCAATCAAACAGAACCACGGAGAGCAAGAAAATG AACTCCGAGCTCTTCACACTCACATACGGAGCCCTGGTCACCCAGCTCTGTAAGGACTACGAGAATGATGAGGAGGTGAATAAGCAGCTGGACAAGAT GGGATACAATATCGGAGTGCGGCTCATCGAGGATTTCCTGGCTCGCTCCAGCGTGGGGAGGTGTCACGACTTCCGAGAGACGGCCGATGTCATCGCGAAG GTGGCATTCAAGATGTACCTGGGCATCACTCCAAGCGTGACCAACTGGAGCCCTGCAGGAGATGAGTTCTCCCTCATCCTGGAGAGTAACCCCCTGGTGGACTTTGTGGAGCTGCCAGACAACCACAGCAACCTGGTGTACTCCAACCTCCTGTGTGGAGTGCTGAGGGGAGCCCTGGAGATG GTCCAGATGGCGGTGGACGTCCGGTTCGCCCAGGACACGCTGAGAGGGGACAACGTGACGGAGATCCGAATGAAGTTCATCAAGAGGATCGAAGAGAACCTCCCGGCTGGAGACGAGTGA